tcttgataAGTGTAGGACCCTCTTTAAGACATACGTGGCATAGATCATTTTGTGGCTTGTGTTGGAATAGTAGCAGTAGGAGAATGAAGGTGATACACGCGCGACAATCGACTGATGATGAGTGTACCACCTCCGTCCATATTCAAACTTTGGGAATTCCACTATTTAGATGCTACGGTATCATGagttggaaaaataaaaaatgtcatGCTAGACTAATCAACTACATTACATTAGATTTATACATGGCCTATGTTATATTTTAGAGACTACATATTAGTATTTTCATGTTAATTTGTGATTGGATACAAATACGATCAGGTAtctttttgatgtttgttgcCTCGCATTCGTGACCATTCAATTTCTTGGTCACGTCAACTCCTTACTTGTGATCTTCGAGTATggtaattaataattataagacTCATACTAGAATAATACagttcaaaattaaataacgaAACTAACAAAGAATTCCTTtcagacaagaaaaaacaaacaaccaaaCTTAGATCATATTCATATCAAATAGAATATCAAAGCTTTTTATAATAGAATAATGATGGGATATAAATTGCATAGTTAAAATGGGATGGTATGGGTTGAAACACAAATAGAACCATACAAAAATAGGGTTTTGAATAAGTTTTTGTAGACACGTATCAGTTGCTAGTTGTACTTTGTTAGAACACCAAATTGTAAACAACACATGTCGTGACATAAACGTGTTCGTGCAATACACATTCTTATGTTAATCGTATCAGTCGAATACATACGTCTCTCTCTCGAAAAGTAGTTATCGGTTCCGATTGTACGAAAGCAGTCAGCAAACTACCATTTTCGTTTCGTCAACACGGTAACATATTATTCATTAATATGAAGGCGATGTtaacatttataaaataaaatgctaCTTTCCTtatttcttaaccaaaaaatcttaatCAGTCGTATGATATTGTTGTTATCTAATTTAATCGTAGctacaaagattttaaagtGCCTCATAAGAACCTAGCGAATCAAACCTCATGAGCTCACTAACGTAACATTTACTCATCTCAAGTCTCagtagtgatgatgatgatggtcaGATGGTTTTAAATTTGACTTTCACTTTTACCGAAAGCACATAAAACCGTCCCTTCTGGTTTACTTTATCGCGTGATCAATTCCGGTTTACTAGAGAACCGGACTGAGACCATTTTCATTTGGTTCCATCTATGATCAACATGTACccaccaaaaaccctaaaagctCCCGGAGCCGCCAAGATCAGTTTCCATGGCGCTTCATCTCGCCAGACCAAAACAAAGGTTACATTCGAATCCATCTCTCATTCACCTTTTCTcaacctcctcctcctcctcctcatcatcACCTCAAGACGGGAACGAATCTAATGAACAGCCCTCTCAATCATCGTCGGATTATAAAATCTCTTCCTACTTCAGTGGTATCAGAAGCAGTCTCAAACAGACTCAGTCTCAGGACGGGAAGAGACAGTTCGTCAGATTCGATGCCAAACCTCAGAATTCGCTTTCCGGTAACCAGGATATCAGGAGGAATCTGAACGAGTTCCGAAGTAGAGCAACAGCTCCGCCGCCGAGGGATATGCAGGATCTTTTCAAGCAGAATGTGTTATCAAAATCTGGAGGGACTCGTAGAATCGAAGGTGTGCCATTAACAAACATAAAGGCGAACTTAAGGCAGATGAGACCACAACAAGCAACCACTGAGAGCAAATGGGCCAATTTATCTGGGATTCAGAACATTATGAAGACGAACATCAATGATAATATCCGTTCAAATGTAATCGGAGGAGCAGCAGAAGGATTGCCACATTCAGTGGTTGGGAAGgagttagaagaagaagatgtgaCAGAGGAGGAGATGAAATCAGAGTTTATCAAGAGCTATGATCCAATAGAACTGGGAGAGAAACTAAGATTGTATAGGCCTGagggaaagaaagaagaaggttggttcTCATTACAGGAGCTCAATCAGAGGCTTGTTAAGCTCAGGGCCATGGAAGAGGAACAATTCCAGAAAACGAGTATAGTGCATCCCTCCTTCGTCAACAACTTGAGGTCTGAGTTTCATAAGTTCACCAAGGCTCAGAAATCAGATCCCTGTAGGTTCCGAGGCCCTCTCATAACTACTCTTTCTTcgtgtgtgtgtttatatatatgatgactTGTTTGGTTACAATCTCAAACACTCTGGTATGATCAATTTGCGACCGTAAAGAGTTGGTTTTTATGCTTGCTgctttcttggttttgatttgttctCGCTTGTTGTTATTTAATTGGAAGATAAATTTGTTTGCAGTTCAGAATACGAATATTTGGGGAGTTTTAAGTGGTACCCCAAAGTATATGCTCGAGCCTCCAAAAGATCAACTAGTTGAAACTGTAAGTCTTTTCCTTCTTACTTACTGAATCATTTTAGCTTGTAGccattttaagatttttttgacATCGATTTTGTTGATCAAATGCAGTATTTCCATCCGGATAACATGTCATCTgcggagaagatgaaaatcgAGCTTGCAAAGGTCAGAGAAGAGTTCAAGATGTCAGAATCGGATTGTGGTTCTGCACGTGTTCAAGGTATCTGTTCTTATAAGTGTTGGCTTTTAGCTATTGAAGACGATATTACATTTCCTGAGGCTAAATTAAGCCAGCTAATTAGAGGTCACTGCCTTTGTTATTTTTGGGAACAAAATGTCACAAGTACTGATTTAGTGATCTCTATGGCTTTTTCTTGTAGTGGCGCAACTGACCACTAAGATCAAGCATCTATCCTCGGTTCTACATAAAAAGGTAAactttcaatctttttttttaatctgaaGCTACCAGCTCCGGGTTTCTACTGTAACCTGACCTTGCATCTTTATAACCTTAGGACAAGCATTCGCGGAAAGGACTTATAGCAATGGTGCAGAGACGGAAGAAGCTGTTGAAGTATATGAGAAGAACGGACTGGGATTCTTACTGCCTTTCACTGTCAAAACTCGGCCTTCGTGACAACCCGGATTacaagttttgaaatttttgtgcAAGGGACATCATAGAATTGTGATCTCAGtactctctttttgttctttttcattatGGCAAAAGAGATAATGTGGGTCTCTCTTATCAATCATCTTGGGGAGGAAAGTTGTTCTACTAGAGATTATGATTGCAGGCTGTTTAGGCGAAAAGAGAATAAAGCTGTGGGATACTTTCGTTGACATTGTCTTTATTACTTTGAATGTGATAATAAACTTACTTCTCCAACTTATCTTTCTCAATGCATCTATCTTTTACTGCCACTTTATCCTTTTTAACCTTTAGGGTTGGTGCATGTTAAACATGAAAAGTGAACACCTACGGAACAGAAACTGAGGTGATTCGGAGGAAAGAGGTGCACGGAATCGTTAGTCGTCTTTTATCAATGGCTTTACTTTTGGCCTTTTACCAAATTAGGATTCAAATTTCGAAAGTCAGCGATGGTTTATTAGAGTAGAGGGAGTGAACCGTTACTTCAACCCGGTTAATATTGGGATTCAAATTTCTAAAGTCAGCGATGGTTTATTAGAGTAGAGAGAGTGAACCGTTACTTCAACCCGGTAAACATATAACCGGGATAAAGCAATTGAATTTGAAACGACACTTGAGAGTTTATTTATTACATCTTCTTCGACTTCCTCTCCTAAGAAGTAAGAACAGTCACTCATGGCGTTTCATCTACTCAGACCAAAACAAAGGTTCGACTTGAACCCATTTCTGATCCGTATTTTCTCAACATCCTCATCAAGCCTACCCTCTCAATTACCGTCGAACTTCTTTACTAAGAAACCTCTCGTCGACCGGGCGAGGGATTCAGGCAATGTTTTTGACCGGTTTGCTATTAATCGATATCGGAGAGAGAAACCTGTAAGTTTACTCCTTCTTAACTCGTCAAGCATTCTACTTTGTCAAAGCGATTAGTCTAAAACGAGATCTTCCATAGACTATGTTGGCATGTTTTGTTACCATTAAGAAATGTGGTAAAACTGGAAAAGTCTGATACTTTGTGCATAGTTCTAGGATGAAATACAAAGCGAGGTTTTAATAACAGAGCAgccaaaggaagaaaaaaggaggAGACCTGGAAGACCCAAGAAGAAACAACTAGTAGAGAAGAAACCACCATTGGACGAAAAGAAAAGCAGAGCTGCAAGTATAGCAAGGAAAACTTTTACTGCTTTTGGTAGCTCTCTACAAAATGCACTAAAGAATCATCCTGATTACATATGCAGTGTGACGCATGCAATGGATGTTTTAAATGGTCTACCTAGAGTGAAGAAGTGGTTGCCTTTATACCGTGCTTCCATGGACCATCTGATGGCTGATGTAGCTCACCGCCAAGCCTTTTTAACAGTCTCTGATCCTGAGGATATGATTCGCTACTTGAGGTATAAGACCCAAAAAATGAAGAGGGAGTGATTGCTATTTGCCTTGGTGacttgttttcatgttttttgtCTTCACTTTTTGTTACTACTCTTTGCTTTGATTTGCAATGTAGTAGTGCTGGTTACTTCTATCATTGAATAAGAAGATGGCTgaacatttgaaaaaaaaatcaacgcAAGCTTGCCTTTGGCTTGACAATTTTATTACAACGAGAGTGACAAATATAAACTCAAAGAAAGGTTAACCCCTGTTTCTCCATTCAAACTATTATGCTGATaccttttttcttcacaaatgGCTCAAATAATCAGTCTAGTCAATGTGTCATCATCTCTTCCATTGGCACGGTATGCTATAGAAAGCAACTCAGAAGAATCCTGGGAGACTACACATCCATGACGCAGAAAGAAGTTCTTGAGTGCTTTAGTTGGAGAAAACCCACATGGCGGTACGATTTTCCTAAGAGATGGATTTGCAAAAACCATCCAAGTGTACATTTTCTTATCAGCTTCACAATACTTGAGGTTAATCTCTCTTAAACGTATGCAGCTCTGCACAACTTCCTTCACCCCTCTTGAACTCACATTCAAGCATCCTTGCAGATCAAGATGCAACAACCCTCGACACTTTTTGCTGATCATATCTAAGGCTTCATCGTCGATCCAAGTTCCACATGCTCGCAAAGACTCCAACTTTGGAAGCTCAAAGTCTACTACACCAAGACTCTTTATGCCCGTACATCTGCTGATGTCCAAAGATCTTAGCTTGCCACAATTCCTCCAAACTTCAAGAATCCCATCTCTCGTGATGCCAGGACACTGAGCTACGTCAAGACTTTCTATAAAAGGGCAATGCCGTGATATCTTTTCGAGACACTCATCGAGCAAATTGTGGTTTCTAGATAAGTACAAAAACTTGACCCCTGACTTGAAATCCTTCGTATCCTTGGTATATTCTTCCACTCCAAAGTTCGTCCCTACCATTATCATGCACCTCAGGGAAACACATCTTTCAATAATACTAAAGAATGCTAGACCAGTTAACTTGGAACAGAAACTCAGATTCAAAAAGGTTAAACGCCGAAAGAACATCCCTAATTTCATAACCATCTCATCAGAGAGGAAATTTGCTCCTTTGAGGTTCAAGTGAACTAGTGATTGGTACTTGTCCAGCAGATACAAGATCCCATCAAAAGTAAAACCGTGGCAATcggagagaagaagcttctttaGAGGTAACTTAGCACTAGCAATCAAACAGAGCAAGTCATCAGACAAAAACGAATCCGAAAGATCAAGCTCAGTCAAACAACGAGCAAACAAGAACGCATCGGTTAACAAAGACTCCCTCGGTCTCAATCCGATTCCGTTGATCGCAAGAGACTCCAAGTTACGGGAATTGCGAAGAACGAATTTGATGCAATCCGACGAAATGAAATCACAGTCACGGAAGATTATCTCTCTCAAGAGAAGACAATTCTGCGAGAGAGCAATCAAAGATTTATCTGTGATGAAACTATTACCAGAAATGTTAATCTTCAACAAACCTTTGAGATTCGAGGAAAGCTCGATAACACCAGAATCAGAGACTCGACTCGGACTTGAATTAGGATAGCTAATGTCCAGCTTCTCTAGCAACGGAAAATTCACTCCGATGGAAACCAGATCGCTATCACTAAAACCTCCAACTCCATAACATTTCAATTCCTTGACATTCTTCATCTCAAAATCTGGGAAATAGCGCGTTTGCGAGACATCTACCGATTCGAAATCCAAACCGGAACGAGAAACCTGGAGAAGAATCGAATTGAGATCCTGAGTGAAATCAGAGAACCTGATTCGCTTCAAGTTGCGGAATCGAAGGAGATGACGATTGAGTAAAGGAACAGCTCGATCGGTGACGACGAAAGTAGAGCGAACGCGATTGGTGATTGAGAGGAACAAGGTTGATACGAGTGAAACAGATTCCAGGAATCGATAATCGTCTTCATCGATAGCTTTGCAGATTAATTCCCAACATTCTTCAGGTAAATCCATGGATGATGGATTTGATGAAGATTAGCTCAAATCAAACTAACAACAAACACAGTATGTAACTAACTATATATCATCCTTCAATTTCGCTGGCAGCTGGCTTTTAACCTTatccaattttaaaatttcgaaactGGGCTTGTTGTGGCTTTTTATTCCTTAATGGCCCAATaactatatttgtttttccaacAGATATTGGGCCTAACGACTgattcatttcaaaatttcaaaactggGCTTGTATTGACCCAATAAGATATAAAAGGCTCATTATTCTTGTAAGGCCCTCAATAAGTCTAGTTGTTATTCAACTGTACAGTTGTGACTAGTCAGTGACCACTTGTGTCGGTAATTAAAGTTTGAAGAGGACAGACATAGAGAGTTCACATGAATAATGCTCAAACTTTTGGACCTTTGTCgtctgtatttttttaaaataaaaagaataaaattcTTGGATGCACTCTATTAAACCATGACTTGTCGTTTTGTTCACTAAATCCGCATGAATTGAATTTGGGGAGTGACCCAATCGAATCATTTGGATTACTGTGCCTCGATGCAAACAACTCTATCGAGAGATTACACAATCCATTCTCAATCCATATTCTTTCCATATATCACACCATTTTATTAATctgattaaaaataataatttcttttacgacaagatgtattttttttttcttggaaattAAAAGACTAAACTTATGAATATGAAGGAACATTAAAAACACCATTTATGTAATTGGA
This sequence is a window from Arabidopsis thaliana chromosome 1 sequence. Protein-coding genes within it:
- a CDS encoding S15/NS1, RNA-binding protein (S15/NS1, RNA-binding protein; FUNCTIONS IN: structural constituent of ribosome; INVOLVED IN: translation; LOCATED IN: small ribosomal subunit, ribosome, intracellular, chloroplast; EXPRESSED IN: 22 plant structures; EXPRESSED DURING: 13 growth stages; CONTAINS InterPro DOMAIN/s: Ribosomal protein S15 (InterPro:IPR000589), Ribosomal protein S15, bacterial-type (InterPro:IPR005290), S15/NS1, RNA-binding (InterPro:IPR009068); BEST Arabidopsis thaliana protein match is: S15/NS1, RNA-binding protein (TAIR:AT1G15810.1); Has 7972 Blast hits to 7972 proteins in 2715 species: Archae - 0; Bacteria - 5433; Metazoa - 85; Fungi - 116; Plants - 310; Viruses - 0; Other Eukaryotes - 2028 (source: NCBI BLink).): MALHLARPKQRLHSNPSLIHLFSTSSSSSSSSPQDGNESNEQPSQSSSDYKISSYFSGIRSSLKQTQSQDGKRQFVRFDAKPQNSLSGNQDIRRNLNEFRSRATAPPPRDMQDLFKQNVLSKSGGTRRIEGVPLTNIKANLRQMRPQQATTESKWANLSGIQNIMKTNINDNIRSNVIGGAAEGLPHSVVGKELEEEDVTEEEMKSEFIKSYDPIELGEKLRLYRPEGKKEEGWFSLQELNQRLVKLRAMEEEQFQKTSIVHPSFVNNLRSEFHKFTKAQKSDPFQNTNIWGVLSGTPKYMLEPPKDQLVETYFHPDNMSSAEKMKIELAKVREEFKMSESDCGSARVQVAQLTTKIKHLSSVLHKKDKHSRKGLIAMVQRRKKLLKYMRRTDWDSYCLSLSKLGLRDNPDYKF
- a CDS encoding RNI-like superfamily protein (RNI-like superfamily protein; BEST Arabidopsis thaliana protein match is: F-box/RNI-like superfamily protein (TAIR:AT4G15475.1); Has 30201 Blast hits to 17322 proteins in 780 species: Archae - 12; Bacteria - 1396; Metazoa - 17338; Fungi - 3422; Plants - 5037; Viruses - 0; Other Eukaryotes - 2996 (source: NCBI BLink).), with the translated sequence MDLPEECWELICKAIDEDDYRFLESVSLVSTLFLSITNRVRSTFVVTDRAVPLLNRHLLRFRNLKRIRFSDFTQDLNSILLQVSRSGLDFESVDVSQTRYFPDFEMKNVKELKCYGVGGFSDSDLVSIGVNFPLLEKLDISYPNSSPSRVSDSGVIELSSNLKGLLKINISGNSFITDKSLIALSQNCLLLREIIFRDCDFISSDCIKFVLRNSRNLESLAINGIGLRPRESLLTDAFLFARCLTELDLSDSFLSDDLLCLIASAKLPLKKLLLSDCHGFTFDGILYLLDKYQSLVHLNLKGANFLSDEMVMKLGMFFRRLTFLNLSFCSKLTGLAFFSIIERCVSLRCMIMVGTNFGVEEYTKDTKDFKSGVKFLYLSRNHNLLDECLEKISRHCPFIESLDVAQCPGITRDGILEVWRNCGKLRSLDISRCTGIKSLGVVDFELPKLESLRACGTWIDDEALDMISKKCRGLLHLDLQGCLNVSSRGVKEVVQSCIRLREINLKYCEADKKMYTWMVFANPSLRKIVPPCGFSPTKALKNFFLRHGCVVSQDSSELLSIAYRANGRDDDTLTRLII